A genomic segment from Flavobacterium sp. 9R encodes:
- a CDS encoding ABC transporter ATP-binding protein, with the protein MEETIILQTQSISIGYDNKKVSTLVAKAVSIALKKGKLTALIGANGIGKSTLLKTITGIQKPLEGDVLLHGKNIATYSASDLSQEMSLVLTEKLPPSNLTVYELVALGRQPYTNWIGTLTEEDKIQVERALSLTQISALADKKHYQISDGQLQKVLIARALAQDTPLIILDEPTTHLDLLHKVSLLKLLKKLTHETGKCILFSTHDIDMAIQLSDEMIIMTPETVVQDEPCNLIAKGSFNTLFKDEHIVFDAEKGKFVITG; encoded by the coding sequence ATGGAAGAAACTATCATCCTTCAAACCCAATCGATAAGCATTGGTTATGACAACAAAAAAGTAAGCACTCTTGTTGCAAAAGCCGTTTCCATTGCGCTAAAAAAAGGAAAACTAACGGCTTTGATTGGTGCCAACGGCATTGGAAAATCGACACTTTTAAAAACCATTACTGGAATTCAAAAACCTCTTGAGGGTGATGTTTTATTACACGGTAAAAATATAGCCACCTACAGCGCTTCCGATTTGTCACAAGAAATGAGTTTGGTATTGACCGAAAAATTACCTCCAAGTAATTTGACGGTATATGAATTAGTCGCTTTAGGACGTCAGCCTTACACCAATTGGATTGGCACCTTGACCGAGGAAGATAAAATTCAGGTGGAAAGAGCCTTGTCGCTTACTCAAATTAGTGCTTTGGCCGATAAAAAGCATTATCAAATTAGTGATGGGCAATTGCAAAAAGTACTTATTGCACGCGCCTTAGCTCAGGATACGCCTTTGATTATTTTGGATGAGCCCACGACGCACTTGGATTTGCTACACAAAGTTTCGCTATTGAAATTACTAAAAAAACTTACCCACGAAACGGGAAAATGTATTCTTTTCTCGACTCACGATATCGATATGGCGATTCAATTGAGTGATGAAATGATTATTATGACGCCTGAAACCGTAGTGCAAGATGAACCTTGTAATTTGATTGCAAAAGGAAGTTTCAATACGCTTTTTAAAGATGAGCATATTGTTTTTGATGCTGAAAAAGGGAAGTTTGTGATTACGGGTTAA
- a CDS encoding tRNA (cytidine(34)-2'-O)-methyltransferase — MLNIVLVEPEIPNNTGNIGRLCVGTESRLHLIHPFGFVINDKNLKRSGLDYWVHLDVTEYQNVAEWMKVIPDTSRVFLMSSHAEHSYLNIEFQDEDWLVFGKESVGLSQEVLNLFAKENQLKIPMSPLIRSFNIANSVAFVVGEARRQVSVGKI; from the coding sequence ATGTTAAACATCGTACTCGTCGAACCCGAAATCCCTAATAATACTGGTAATATTGGCCGCTTATGTGTTGGTACAGAAAGCCGTCTGCATTTAATTCACCCGTTTGGTTTTGTGATTAATGACAAAAATCTTAAGCGCTCGGGACTGGATTATTGGGTACATCTGGATGTTACGGAATATCAAAATGTAGCCGAATGGATGAAGGTAATTCCAGATACTTCAAGAGTCTTTTTGATGAGTTCGCACGCAGAGCATTCCTATTTGAATATCGAGTTTCAAGACGAAGACTGGTTGGTTTTTGGTAAAGAAAGCGTAGGCTTAAGTCAAGAAGTATTAAACCTATTTGCTAAAGAAAATCAATTAAAAATCCCTATGTCTCCCTTGATTCGTAGTTTTAATATTGCCAATTCAGTTGCCTTTGTAGTTGGTGAGGCAAGAAGACAGGTTTCGGTGGGCAAAATTTAG